A genomic segment from Mustela lutreola isolate mMusLut2 chromosome 15, mMusLut2.pri, whole genome shotgun sequence encodes:
- the PRR11 gene encoding proline-rich protein 11 yields MPKFKQRRRKLKAKAKRLFKKREASHFQPKLITPPPPPPSPERVVIPSADTSLSRSWLRPSWNFRLPNIKDTVKLWTNRVWSIYNWCQNCMAQSLEVLKDTIFPSRFCHRELHSLKERFCILESELCKLQETLKTVLENSSCPSCGQTCHISGKLKNVPARVLNTPGESRAILPPTLPKPVTPTPALLPPPPPPPPPPPLPPPPPTTAPVLLRKSDRTKALQAGPLKRDGPMQITVKDLLTVKLKKTQCFDERKKLIPSPKAQNPLVTVSDLQRVTLKPNSKVLSTRVTNVLITPGKSQIDLRKLLRKVDVERSPGGTPLTNKENMDTGTGLTPVMTRALRRKFQMAHPRSPTQTLPLSTSSFDEQN; encoded by the exons ATGCCTAAGTTCAAGCAACGAAGAAGAAAGTTAAAAGCCAAAGCAAAAAGATTATTCAAAAAAAGAGAAGCCTCTCACTTTCAGCCCAAGCTAATCACACCTCCTCCGCCACCACCCTCACCAGAAAG AGTGGTTATTCCTTCAGCAGATACTTCCCTTAGCAGAAGTTGGCTAAGACCATCCTGGAACTTTAGACTTCCTAATATCAAAGATACCGTAAAACTTTGGACAAATAGAGTGTGGTCTATATACAATTGGTGCCAGAACTGCATGGCCCAG agtTTAGAAGTATTGAAAGACACCATCTTTCCATCCCGTTTCTGCCACCGAGAACTCCACAGTCTAAAAGAACGGTTTTGCATTTTGGAAAGTGAATTATGCAAGCTCCAGGAAACACTGAAG ACTGTCTTGGAAAATTCTTCCTGCCCAAGCTGTGGTCAAACCTGTCACATAAGTGGTAAACTCAAAAATGTGCCCGCCCGCGTGCTAAACACCCCTGGAGAATCTCGAGCGATACTTCCTCCCACACTGCCAAAGCCAGtcacccccactcctgctcttcttcctccgccgcccccgccccctccacctcctcctctgcctccgcCTCCACCGACCACAGCACCTGTGCTGCTCAGAAAATCCGATCGCACTAAAGCTCTGCAG GCTGGGCCATTAAAAAGAGATGGACCCATGCAGATAACAGTTAAAGATCTACTGACTGTGAAGTTAAAGAAGACACAGTGTTTTGATGAAAGGAAGAAG CTTATACCATCACCAAAGGCACAGAATCCACTAGTTACTGTCTCTGACCTACAACGTGTCACCCTGAAGCCCAACTCCAAAGTACTATCAACTCGAGTTACAAATGTCTTGAT tACCCCTGGTAAAAGCCAGATAGACCTGCGGAAACTACTTAGAAAAGTTGATGTAGAGAG AAGCCCAGGTGGAACCCCACTTACCAATAAAGAAAACATGGACACAGGAACTGGGCTTACTCCAGTAATGACTCGGGCCTTGAGGAGAAAGTTTCAG